A region from the Haloarcula limicola genome encodes:
- a CDS encoding helix-turn-helix domain-containing protein: MAKYSTGSGGDSAGGSCELCGADGGDLQTANVAGATLQVCSDCAQNHGENDRSQSSGGGSNDERDRRRRAAQNAAKIQDSQRADTSHWEEGADYDGDQLPYLVSDYGTRVTEARQDEGLQTAELAEELGLDENDVLAVEQGRATQANVGGSTIAALESFLDVELADSR, translated from the coding sequence ATGGCCAAATACTCGACCGGCAGCGGGGGCGACAGCGCCGGTGGGAGCTGCGAACTCTGCGGTGCCGACGGCGGCGACCTGCAGACCGCGAACGTCGCGGGCGCGACCCTCCAAGTCTGTTCGGACTGCGCGCAGAACCACGGCGAGAACGACCGCTCGCAATCGAGCGGCGGCGGCTCGAACGACGAGCGGGACCGCCGTCGCCGCGCCGCACAGAACGCGGCGAAGATACAGGACTCACAGCGAGCCGACACCTCTCACTGGGAGGAGGGCGCGGACTACGACGGCGATCAGCTACCCTATCTCGTCAGCGACTACGGGACCCGCGTCACCGAGGCGCGACAGGACGAGGGTCTCCAGACGGCCGAACTCGCCGAGGAACTCGGTCTCGACGAGAACGACGTGCTCGCGGTCGAGCAGGGCCGGGCGACGCAGGCGAACGTCGGCGGATCGACCATCGCCGCCCTCGAATCCTTCCTCGACGTGGAACTCGCGGACTCCAGGTAA
- a CDS encoding GNAT family N-acetyltransferase: protein MIRPYEAGDAGDADALWELKRAFELSLGSGTGGGGKEATYREKLDADYRESYLAWVDRCVEEDARTIQLAERDGEVVGYVFVLPESLAHVWDAAVLNELFVDESYRGDGVADDLLEAALSVARSQSLPLDRLVLDVDPDNGRAAAFYDRWGFEPWGEMVAREL, encoded by the coding sequence GTGATTCGACCGTACGAAGCGGGCGATGCCGGCGATGCGGACGCGCTCTGGGAGTTGAAACGCGCGTTCGAACTCTCGCTGGGGTCCGGTACCGGAGGCGGCGGGAAAGAGGCGACGTACCGCGAGAAACTCGACGCCGACTACCGGGAGTCGTATCTCGCGTGGGTCGACCGCTGCGTCGAGGAGGACGCGCGGACGATCCAGTTGGCCGAGCGCGACGGCGAGGTCGTCGGCTACGTCTTCGTCCTGCCCGAGTCGCTCGCCCACGTCTGGGACGCCGCGGTGCTGAACGAACTGTTCGTCGACGAGAGCTACCGAGGGGACGGTGTCGCCGACGACCTGCTGGAGGCGGCGCTGTCGGTCGCCCGGAGCCAGTCGCTGCCGCTCGACCGACTGGTGCTCGACGTGGATCCCGACAACGGGCGCGCGGCGGCGTTCTACGACCGCTGGGGGTTCGAACCGTGGGGCGAGATGGTCGCACGGGAGCTATGA
- a CDS encoding DUF1328 family protein, giving the protein MLPQLSGVAATVAPAFTPLQMGGGGFLSLAILFFVLALVAALLGARGIAGLSMEIAKWLILIFLVLAVISLLL; this is encoded by the coding sequence ATGCTTCCACAACTGTCCGGCGTCGCCGCGACCGTAGCGCCCGCGTTCACGCCCCTGCAGATGGGCGGGGGCGGGTTCCTCTCGCTCGCTATCCTGTTCTTCGTCCTCGCGCTCGTCGCGGCGCTGCTGGGGGCGCGGGGCATCGCCGGCCTCAGCATGGAGATCGCCAAGTGGCTGATCCTCATCTTCCTCGTCCTCGCGGTGATCTCGCTCCTGCTGTGA
- the panB gene encoding 3-methyl-2-oxobutanoate hydroxymethyltransferase, producing MTTVRDVRAMAGNEQITMLTAYDAATADIVEEAGIDVVLVGDSMGNAVLGYDDTLPVTLDEVASRVGAVARGTDEALVVADMPFLSFGADPAESVENCGRMLKEEGANAVKLESGPHTVELTERLSDVGIPTMAHLGLTPQSVNQTGYTQQATDREEATEILELAEAHEAAGAFALVLEHVPANLAAQVTEAVEIPTIGIGAGGECDGQVLVFTDVVGLAESSPPFAAQFGDARAEIRDAVSDYVDAVRTGEFPAEEHGNTEDELDDLY from the coding sequence ATGACCACTGTTCGGGACGTGCGGGCGATGGCCGGTAACGAGCAGATAACGATGCTGACCGCGTACGACGCGGCGACGGCGGACATCGTCGAAGAGGCGGGGATCGACGTGGTCCTCGTCGGCGACAGCATGGGCAACGCCGTCCTCGGCTACGACGACACACTGCCGGTCACTCTCGACGAGGTGGCCTCTCGGGTCGGCGCCGTGGCCCGCGGCACCGACGAAGCGCTCGTCGTCGCGGACATGCCGTTTCTCTCCTTCGGCGCGGACCCGGCCGAGAGCGTCGAGAACTGCGGGCGGATGCTCAAAGAGGAGGGGGCCAACGCCGTGAAACTGGAGTCGGGACCGCACACCGTGGAGCTGACCGAGCGGCTGTCGGACGTCGGTATCCCGACGATGGCCCACCTCGGGTTGACCCCCCAGAGCGTCAATCAGACCGGCTACACGCAGCAGGCGACGGACCGCGAGGAAGCGACCGAAATTCTGGAACTCGCGGAGGCACACGAGGCGGCGGGCGCGTTCGCCCTCGTCCTGGAACACGTCCCGGCGAACCTCGCCGCCCAGGTCACCGAAGCCGTCGAGATCCCGACCATCGGCATCGGGGCCGGCGGCGAGTGCGACGGGCAAGTGTTGGTCTTCACCGACGTCGTCGGACTGGCCGAATCGAGCCCGCCGTTCGCCGCGCAGTTCGGCGACGCGCGGGCGGAGATCCGCGACGCGGTGAGCGACTACGTCGACGCGGTGCGAACGGGCGAGTTCCCGGCCGAGGAACACGGAAACACCGAAGACGAACTGGACGACCTCTACTGA
- a CDS encoding FAD-binding protein, producing MYEHDVIVVGAGGAGLRAAIAAHEEGADVALVTKLHPVRSHTGAAEGGINAALQEGDSWDLHAYDTMKGSDYLGDAPAIDTFAKDAPEEVIQLEHWGMPFSREEDGRVSQRPFGGLSYPRTTYAGAETGHHLLHTMYEQAVKRGIEVYDEWYVTNVAVTDHDDPEKRECHGCVAYDIKSGKIEGFRANGGVILATGGLGQAFDHTTNAVANTGDGCAIAYRAGAPMEDMEMIQFHPTTLPSTGVLISEGVRGEGGILYNDNEERLMYEYGYANNDGELASRDVVARAELTEVNAGRGIDDEYVHLDMRHLGEERIIDRLENILHLAEDFEGVDGLDEPMPVKPGQHYAMGGVECDENGETCIDGLYAAGETACVSLHGANRLGGNALPELLVFGARAGYHAAGRDMKTAEIQTGPSAESEAGDVEPPVEPGAIDRGSEDVAADGAAVEPTSVIENTVARERERIETLLERDGINHAEVRADVQETMTDNVNVFRQEEGLKTALRDIREARKEYQNVAVSDPSRTYNTDLIHTIETRNLLDVAEAITLGALAREEFRGAHWRAEFQERRDEEWIKHTMLAWEDGTPRLYYKPVILEGDEETYEPKERSY from the coding sequence ATGTACGAACACGACGTTATCGTGGTCGGCGCGGGTGGCGCCGGCCTCAGAGCGGCGATCGCAGCACACGAGGAGGGCGCAGACGTCGCCCTCGTGACGAAACTCCACCCGGTTCGCAGTCACACGGGCGCGGCGGAGGGCGGCATCAACGCCGCGCTACAGGAGGGCGACTCCTGGGACCTCCACGCCTACGACACGATGAAGGGGTCGGACTACCTCGGGGACGCCCCGGCCATCGACACCTTCGCGAAGGACGCCCCCGAAGAGGTCATCCAGCTCGAACACTGGGGGATGCCCTTCTCCCGCGAGGAGGACGGGCGCGTCTCACAGCGACCGTTCGGCGGCCTCTCGTACCCGCGCACGACGTACGCCGGGGCCGAGACCGGGCACCACCTCCTGCACACGATGTACGAGCAGGCGGTCAAGCGCGGTATCGAGGTCTACGACGAGTGGTACGTCACCAACGTCGCGGTGACCGACCACGACGACCCCGAGAAGCGGGAGTGTCACGGCTGTGTCGCCTACGACATCAAGTCCGGCAAGATAGAGGGCTTCCGCGCGAACGGCGGCGTCATCCTCGCCACCGGCGGTCTCGGACAGGCGTTCGACCACACGACCAACGCCGTCGCCAACACCGGCGACGGGTGTGCCATCGCCTACCGCGCCGGCGCGCCGATGGAGGACATGGAGATGATCCAGTTCCACCCGACGACGCTCCCCTCGACGGGCGTCCTCATCTCCGAGGGGGTCCGCGGCGAAGGCGGGATCCTCTACAACGACAACGAGGAGCGGCTGATGTACGAGTACGGCTACGCGAACAACGACGGCGAACTCGCCTCCCGCGACGTGGTCGCCCGCGCCGAACTCACGGAGGTCAACGCGGGCCGCGGCATCGACGACGAGTACGTCCACCTCGACATGCGTCACCTCGGCGAGGAGCGCATCATCGACCGGCTGGAGAACATCCTCCACCTCGCGGAGGACTTCGAGGGCGTCGACGGGCTCGACGAACCGATGCCGGTCAAGCCCGGGCAGCACTACGCCATGGGCGGCGTCGAGTGCGACGAGAACGGCGAGACCTGCATCGACGGGCTCTACGCCGCCGGCGAGACGGCCTGCGTCTCGCTGCACGGCGCGAACCGCCTCGGCGGCAACGCGCTGCCGGAACTGCTCGTCTTCGGCGCTCGCGCCGGCTACCACGCCGCGGGCAGGGACATGAAGACCGCGGAGATCCAGACCGGTCCCTCCGCCGAGAGCGAGGCCGGCGACGTCGAACCGCCGGTCGAACCCGGTGCGATCGACAGGGGCAGCGAGGACGTCGCCGCCGACGGCGCGGCCGTCGAACCGACGAGCGTCATCGAGAACACCGTCGCCCGAGAGCGCGAGCGCATCGAGACGCTGCTCGAGAGAGACGGCATCAACCACGCCGAGGTCCGGGCCGACGTCCAGGAGACGATGACGGACAACGTCAACGTCTTCCGCCAGGAAGAGGGGCTGAAGACGGCGCTGCGCGACATCCGAGAGGCGCGCAAGGAGTACCAGAACGTCGCCGTCTCCGACCCCTCGCGCACCTACAACACGGACCTCATCCACACCATCGAGACGCGAAACCTCCTCGACGTGGCCGAGGCCATCACGCTCGGCGCGCTGGCCCGCGAGGAGTTCCGCGGCGCGCACTGGCGCGCCGAGTTCCAGGAGCGCCGAGACGAGGAGTGGATCAAACACACCATGCTGGCGTGGGAGGACGGCACGCCGCGCCTCTACTACAAACCGGTCATCCTCGAAGGCGACGAGGAGACCTACGAGCCGAAAGAGCGCAGCTACTGA
- a CDS encoding transcriptional regulator, whose amino-acid sequence MNDVRFAVLGTGGIGRRTLDVSREKDGLTPVAACDRNGVAVDHEGLDVPELLEATEGNIASGPEDGVNDDIATDGGAKADAGTATDGVKQHGEEAGIVASEQGRPTETPIDDIIAESDDIDAVLVALPNLEHDFIPRVAERFAEAEYEGVLVDVLKRSRVIGMLDDREDRLKESGITFVCGAGATPGFLTGAAALAAQSFVEVEEVEIWWGVGLKSGYEDNRGTVREDIAHLDGYDIETAREMSEAEIETLIEDHDGVLEFHDMEHADDVLLERAGICDAEDVHVGGVLDVRSDKKPTTTTVSVTGTTFDGETGTNTFELDDVTSMEANVNGPALGYLKAGVRNNRAGHYGVFGPADLMPGF is encoded by the coding sequence ATGAACGACGTACGATTCGCGGTACTCGGAACGGGCGGTATCGGCCGACGAACACTCGACGTCTCGCGGGAGAAGGACGGTCTCACGCCGGTAGCGGCCTGTGACCGCAACGGCGTCGCCGTCGACCACGAGGGCCTCGACGTGCCCGAACTGCTGGAGGCGACGGAGGGCAACATCGCGAGCGGGCCGGAGGACGGCGTGAACGACGATATCGCCACCGACGGCGGGGCGAAAGCCGACGCCGGCACTGCCACCGACGGCGTCAAACAGCACGGCGAGGAGGCGGGCATCGTCGCCAGCGAACAGGGCCGGCCGACGGAGACGCCCATCGATGATATCATAGCGGAGAGCGACGACATCGACGCCGTCCTCGTGGCGCTCCCGAACCTCGAACACGACTTCATCCCGCGCGTCGCAGAGCGCTTCGCCGAGGCCGAGTACGAGGGCGTCCTCGTGGACGTGCTCAAACGGTCGCGCGTCATCGGGATGCTGGACGACCGCGAGGATCGTCTGAAGGAGTCCGGCATCACGTTCGTCTGCGGCGCGGGCGCGACGCCGGGCTTCCTGACCGGCGCGGCCGCCCTCGCGGCCCAGTCGTTCGTGGAGGTCGAGGAGGTCGAGATCTGGTGGGGCGTCGGCCTCAAGAGCGGCTACGAGGACAACCGCGGCACCGTCAGGGAGGACATCGCCCACCTCGACGGCTACGACATCGAGACGGCCCGCGAGATGAGCGAGGCCGAGATCGAGACACTCATCGAGGACCACGACGGCGTCCTGGAGTTCCACGACATGGAACACGCCGACGACGTGTTGCTGGAGCGTGCGGGCATCTGTGACGCCGAGGACGTCCACGTCGGCGGCGTCTTAGACGTCCGCTCGGACAAGAAACCGACGACGACCACCGTCTCCGTCACCGGGACGACCTTCGACGGCGAGACGGGGACCAACACCTTCGAACTCGACGACGTGACCAGCATGGAGGCCAACGTCAACGGCCCAGCGCTCGGCTACCTGAAAGCCGGCGTCCGCAACAACCGCGCGGGCCACTACGGCGTCTTCGGCCCGGCGGACCTGATGCCCGGCTTCTGA
- the bioB gene encoding biotin synthase BioB: protein MVYETGNRTVDDAVARVLDGERLDRRDGLALVAQPVDDLAAGADYVRSQLGDDTVDACSIVNAKAGSCAEDCGFCAQSVHFDTGIDNYGFLGPEKILEAAKRAERDGSQRFGIVVAEKGVSKEQRPDEWEEVLEAIRLVRDETDVEVDASLGILTEEEAAILAEEGLNHYNHNIETSPRYFPEIVQTHSFEDRVETLEVAKDAGMDLCAGVILGMGETPTDRVEAAIALQDIGVSSLPVNILNPVEGTPMAERGLPDITTEEVIETIAVYRLLHPEARVRLTGGREVNLDTDGQVAALEAGADGILTGDYLTTEGQSAADDLEIIDEAGLEPNTEANDFDPERVSERADDAGDPETAAGTAQSKSELQSDD from the coding sequence GTGGTTTACGAGACGGGCAACCGAACGGTAGACGACGCGGTCGCACGCGTGTTAGACGGCGAGCGACTCGACCGGCGGGACGGGCTGGCGCTCGTCGCACAGCCGGTCGACGACCTCGCGGCGGGCGCGGACTACGTCCGCTCGCAGTTGGGCGACGACACCGTCGACGCGTGCTCGATCGTGAACGCCAAGGCCGGGAGCTGCGCGGAGGACTGCGGCTTCTGCGCGCAGTCGGTCCACTTCGATACCGGCATCGACAACTACGGCTTCCTCGGCCCGGAGAAGATTCTGGAAGCCGCAAAGCGGGCGGAGCGCGACGGCTCACAGCGGTTCGGCATCGTCGTCGCGGAGAAGGGCGTCTCGAAGGAACAGCGCCCCGACGAGTGGGAGGAGGTGCTCGAAGCCATCCGACTCGTGCGCGACGAGACGGACGTGGAGGTGGACGCCAGCCTCGGCATCCTCACCGAAGAGGAGGCGGCGATACTCGCCGAAGAGGGGCTGAACCACTACAACCACAACATCGAGACCTCGCCCCGCTACTTCCCCGAGATCGTCCAGACGCACTCCTTCGAGGACCGCGTCGAGACGCTCGAAGTCGCCAAGGACGCCGGCATGGACCTCTGTGCCGGCGTCATCCTGGGCATGGGTGAGACGCCGACCGACCGCGTCGAGGCGGCCATCGCGTTGCAGGATATCGGCGTCTCCTCGCTGCCGGTCAACATCCTCAACCCCGTCGAGGGGACACCGATGGCCGAGCGGGGACTGCCCGACATCACGACCGAGGAGGTCATCGAGACCATCGCGGTGTACCGCCTGCTCCACCCCGAGGCCCGCGTGCGTCTCACCGGCGGCCGCGAGGTCAACCTCGACACGGACGGGCAGGTGGCCGCGCTGGAGGCGGGCGCGGACGGAATCCTCACCGGCGACTACCTCACGACCGAGGGCCAGTCGGCGGCCGACGACCTCGAGATCATCGACGAGGCGGGGCTCGAACCCAACACCGAAGCCAACGACTTCGATCCGGAGCGCGTTTCCGAACGCGCCGACGACGCCGGCGATCCGGAGACGGCGGCGGGCACCGCACAGAGCAAATCAGAACTCCAATCAGACGACTGA
- a CDS encoding HAD family hydrolase produces MSYDAVVYDLDGTLVQLAVDWDAVAEAVATLLRDRGVDPDAGDLWELLELSDETGHRAAVEATITDHERVGARESERLALADGLPHAVPVGVCSLNAEEACRLALETHNLTSSVGPVVGRDTVGSSKPDPEGLLSVVERLDADAESTVFVGDSERDAETARRAGTAFAWASEFDQRRYRA; encoded by the coding sequence GTGAGTTACGACGCCGTAGTGTACGACCTCGACGGGACGCTGGTGCAGTTGGCGGTAGACTGGGACGCGGTCGCGGAAGCCGTCGCGACGCTTCTCCGAGATCGCGGCGTGGACCCGGACGCGGGCGATCTCTGGGAGCTACTGGAGCTGTCCGACGAGACCGGTCACCGGGCGGCCGTCGAGGCGACCATCACCGACCACGAGCGCGTCGGCGCGCGCGAGTCCGAGCGCCTCGCGTTGGCCGACGGTCTGCCCCACGCGGTACCGGTCGGCGTCTGTTCGCTGAACGCCGAGGAGGCCTGTCGGCTCGCCCTGGAGACCCATAACCTCACGTCGTCGGTCGGTCCCGTCGTCGGCCGCGACACCGTCGGGTCGTCGAAGCCCGATCCCGAGGGACTCCTCTCGGTCGTCGAGCGACTCGACGCCGACGCCGAGTCGACGGTGTTCGTTGGCGACTCCGAACGGGACGCCGAGACCGCCCGGCGCGCCGGCACCGCCTTCGCGTGGGCGAGCGAGTTCGATCAGCGGCGATACCGGGCGTAG
- a CDS encoding cupin domain-containing protein, whose amino-acid sequence MSYTKQHYADTEAVGGGLHLLRDELNCENVGVSVLDCEPGWSGKPHDHSDDGQEEVYVLVDGEATVTVDGDDVAMSAGDALRIEPDAKREIRNGETESQFVLVGAP is encoded by the coding sequence GTGAGCTACACGAAACAGCACTACGCGGACACCGAAGCGGTCGGCGGGGGGCTTCACCTCCTCCGAGACGAACTGAACTGCGAGAACGTGGGCGTCAGCGTCCTCGACTGCGAACCCGGCTGGAGCGGGAAGCCCCACGATCACAGCGACGACGGCCAGGAGGAAGTGTACGTCCTCGTCGACGGAGAAGCCACGGTGACGGTCGACGGCGACGACGTGGCGATGTCGGCGGGCGACGCGCTTCGGATCGAGCCGGACGCGAAACGAGAGATCCGGAACGGCGAGACGGAGAGCCAGTTCGTCCTCGTCGGCGCGCCGTAG
- a CDS encoding succinate dehydrogenase/fumarate reductase iron-sulfur subunit, producing MSTQIEKQETETEEQESEPAVESPGEKRREQKRQRQAEREAQRETEEATLDDEETVTLKVFRYDPEVEGKQEPRFDDFRVPFHKGMTVLDALIYARDRYDSSLTFRHSCRQAVCGSDALFVNGRQRLGCKTQLSDLDGPVRIEPLPHQEVVKDLVVDMEHFYEQMHAVEPYFDADEVPEGDLEEQRQSRENREKVKMSTRCIWCGACMSSCNIAAGDNEYLGPAAINKAYRFAMDEREGENRKQERLRIIEQEHGVWRCQTQFSCTEVCPKDIPLTEHIQELKRESVKNNLKFW from the coding sequence ATGAGCACACAGATCGAGAAACAGGAGACGGAGACCGAAGAACAGGAGAGCGAACCGGCCGTCGAATCGCCGGGCGAGAAGCGTCGGGAGCAGAAACGACAGCGCCAGGCCGAACGCGAGGCCCAGCGAGAGACCGAGGAGGCGACCCTCGACGACGAGGAGACGGTCACGCTGAAGGTCTTCCGCTACGACCCCGAGGTCGAAGGCAAGCAGGAACCCCGGTTCGACGACTTCCGGGTCCCGTTCCACAAGGGGATGACGGTGCTGGACGCGCTCATCTACGCGCGGGACCGCTACGACTCCTCGCTGACGTTCCGGCACTCGTGTCGACAGGCGGTGTGCGGGTCGGACGCGCTGTTCGTCAACGGGCGACAGCGACTCGGCTGTAAGACCCAGCTGTCGGACCTCGACGGGCCGGTTCGCATCGAACCGCTCCCCCACCAGGAGGTCGTCAAGGACCTCGTCGTGGACATGGAGCACTTCTACGAGCAGATGCACGCGGTCGAGCCGTACTTCGACGCCGACGAGGTGCCCGAGGGCGACCTAGAAGAGCAGCGCCAGAGCCGGGAGAACCGCGAGAAGGTGAAGATGTCCACGCGGTGTATCTGGTGCGGTGCCTGCATGTCCTCGTGTAACATCGCGGCCGGCGACAACGAGTATCTCGGTCCCGCGGCCATCAACAAGGCCTACCGCTTCGCCATGGACGAGCGCGAAGGCGAGAACCGCAAGCAGGAACGCCTCCGCATCATCGAGCAGGAACACGGCGTCTGGCGATGCCAGACCCAGTTCTCCTGTACCGAGGTGTGTCCGAAGGACATCCCGCTGACCGAGCACATCCAGGAACTGAAACGCGAATCGGTGAAGAACAACCTGAAGTTCTGGTAG
- a CDS encoding DUF5822 domain-containing protein, translating to MPAVEKTNPDGVDFGWVMQVTFVTTILVGSPIVVLASIGTALPTWTSRAIFAVRVGAVIWFLTAVAAYLYARYRR from the coding sequence GTGCCAGCAGTCGAGAAGACGAACCCCGACGGCGTGGACTTCGGTTGGGTGATGCAGGTCACCTTCGTCACGACCATCCTCGTCGGGTCACCGATCGTCGTCCTCGCCTCGATCGGGACCGCGCTCCCGACCTGGACGAGTCGGGCGATATTCGCCGTCCGAGTCGGCGCGGTCATCTGGTTCCTGACGGCCGTCGCCGCCTATCTCTACGCCCGGTATCGCCGCTGA
- a CDS encoding formate/nitrite transporter family protein, which yields MSDTSRGGSTPDEQAEGEDILELQIRRGLSELNRPTSGLSLSALSAGLDIGFGPLLMGVILTAADPAFGELPKQLLLGVVYGVGFILVVLGRSELFTEHTTLAVLPVLNGDASVARLGRLWGLVYVSNISGALVFAVFAVTIGPAIGVVEASAFTELATAYTKLSPGVLVGAGVLAGWLMGLLSWLVAAADSTIARLSVVWLITAAIGFAHLPHCIAGTVEVFGGVLVSPEVGYVDFLRFLLFSTVGNIVGGTVFVALLKFGHVARSGPSTREIQSD from the coding sequence ATGTCTGATACGAGTAGGGGCGGGTCGACTCCCGACGAACAGGCCGAGGGTGAAGACATCCTCGAACTCCAGATACGACGCGGACTGAGCGAGCTAAACCGGCCGACGAGCGGCCTGTCGCTCTCCGCGCTCTCGGCCGGTCTCGACATCGGATTCGGTCCCCTGTTGATGGGCGTCATCCTCACGGCGGCGGACCCCGCGTTCGGCGAACTCCCGAAGCAACTCCTCCTCGGCGTCGTCTACGGCGTCGGATTCATCCTGGTCGTCCTCGGGCGGTCGGAGCTGTTCACCGAACACACGACCCTCGCCGTCTTGCCGGTCTTGAATGGGGACGCGAGCGTCGCCCGACTGGGGCGACTCTGGGGACTCGTCTACGTCAGTAACATCTCGGGCGCGCTCGTCTTCGCCGTCTTCGCCGTGACGATCGGCCCGGCCATCGGCGTCGTCGAGGCGTCGGCGTTCACCGAACTGGCGACGGCGTACACAAAGCTCTCGCCGGGAGTGCTCGTCGGAGCCGGCGTGCTCGCGGGCTGGCTGATGGGGCTGCTGTCGTGGCTGGTCGCGGCGGCCGATAGCACCATCGCCCGGCTCTCGGTGGTGTGGCTCATCACCGCGGCCATCGGCTTCGCGCACCTCCCACACTGCATCGCCGGGACGGTGGAGGTGTTCGGCGGTGTCCTCGTCTCGCCCGAGGTCGGCTACGTCGATTTCCTCCGATTCCTCCTGTTCTCGACCGTCGGCAACATCGTCGGCGGGACGGTGTTCGTCGCGCTCCTGAAGTTCGGTCACGTGGCCCGAAGCGGTCCGTCGACGCGGGAGATACAGTCAGACTGA
- a CDS encoding acyl-CoA dehydrogenase family protein has protein sequence MDLSPEQRAVRETVRSVAAEEVRPTAREADRTEEFPEDVWDSLADIDLTGLTTPEEYGGFDADMRTYAIVNEEVAHGSLAVATALSVHCLATSCIARFGDESVREEWLPEMVDGRPVGAFALSEPQAGSNPRGMTTVARPDGDEYVLDGEKQWITNGERSGVVVVFAKTDRDDPDSVTQFLVPKDRDGLSVGEKEDKLGLRASDTTGLTFDGVRIPERYRLTEVGEGLAAALSILNGGRVAIAAQSVGLAQSALDEALDYATEREQFDQRIAEFQTIRHKLAEMATTVRAGRLLTWDAASRMDRGEDARQAASMAKYFASEGAVEVADEAVQIHGGYGYTTDYPVERLYRDAKVTTIYEGTSEIQKNIVARALLDGR, from the coding sequence ATGGACCTCTCGCCCGAACAGCGGGCCGTTCGTGAGACCGTTCGGTCCGTCGCTGCCGAGGAGGTACGACCGACGGCGCGCGAGGCCGACCGGACCGAGGAGTTTCCCGAGGACGTCTGGGACAGCCTCGCGGACATCGATCTGACCGGACTGACCACGCCGGAGGAGTACGGCGGCTTCGACGCCGATATGCGGACCTACGCCATCGTCAACGAGGAGGTGGCCCACGGCTCGCTGGCCGTCGCGACCGCGCTCTCGGTCCACTGTCTGGCCACGTCCTGCATCGCTCGCTTCGGCGACGAGTCGGTTCGCGAGGAGTGGCTGCCGGAGATGGTCGACGGTCGGCCCGTCGGCGCGTTCGCGCTCTCGGAGCCGCAGGCCGGGTCGAACCCCCGGGGGATGACGACCGTTGCGCGGCCGGACGGGGACGAATACGTCCTCGATGGGGAGAAACAGTGGATAACCAACGGCGAGCGCTCGGGCGTGGTCGTCGTCTTCGCCAAGACGGACCGCGACGACCCCGACTCCGTCACGCAGTTCCTCGTCCCGAAAGACAGGGACGGCCTCTCCGTCGGCGAGAAGGAGGATAAACTCGGTCTGCGGGCCAGCGACACGACCGGGCTCACGTTCGACGGCGTCCGGATTCCCGAGCGGTACCGCCTCACCGAGGTCGGGGAAGGCTTAGCCGCCGCCCTCTCCATCCTGAACGGCGGCCGCGTCGCCATCGCCGCACAGTCCGTTGGCCTCGCCCAGTCGGCGCTGGACGAGGCGCTCGACTACGCGACGGAACGCGAGCAGTTCGACCAGCGGATCGCCGAGTTCCAGACCATCCGGCACAAGCTCGCGGAGATGGCGACGACGGTGCGAGCCGGCCGACTGCTGACGTGGGACGCCGCGAGCCGGATGGACCGCGGCGAGGACGCCCGGCAGGCCGCGAGCATGGCGAAGTACTTCGCCAGCGAGGGGGCCGTCGAGGTGGCCGACGAAGCGGTTCAGATCCACGGCGGCTACGGCTACACCACTGACTACCCGGTCGAACGACTCTACCGCGACGCGAAGGTGACGACCATCTACGAGGGGACCAGCGAGATTCAGAAGAACATCGTCGCTCGCGCCCTGTTGGACGGACGCTGA